In the genome of Croceimicrobium hydrocarbonivorans, one region contains:
- a CDS encoding SpvB/TcaC N-terminal domain-containing protein, with amino-acid sequence MKTDRISQVASCLLVFFFLFNDLHASARALSHWGEVQPASPTLDKSGHITKESGILSKSKSGARRHTPIHQAQPVQENEVLDLSEVQSFAVPALEDEALIGMELNMPLNDPQDDIFNFQLPRNFKSADWSSVYLTYEVNGVEDGRSLAKSFNSNETFGERSLVKDDRWHQVREKIAASDLKEGLNYLRFTVPSGLGISAQIKSPKLEFQRQADGAMQSPRLERVVVEDPAYFQAIPAMETVQAYRLREVEMPALPQGIINITSGAKAYQPSPQVAAQAEQIGFKLNIAQLNSQQKLSELQVYYFDYNTKSWQGVAIDSIDTNGEIAFVPNKGQTQYFGALIKSPEMPEASAFAPTMIQDIKPANPVSGMNLMQPPSISQTGEASLSYPLEIPEGRKGMQPQLALSYNSEGGSSWAGYGWNVGVPSISVDTKWGVPEYDSQIQTESYVMNGEPLFEENDFDAQANSQGGRRANREVYNRSTGDIRFFERIRTGYKDLIRKGTGPDNYVWIEQDASGTRFFYGTYDGSTVAANAVLRKQKNTASDIAEWKLCKIIDVWGNYVEYHYSRTDVNSSGSLENGAQKIVLDYIDYTGHTSGTPSPKYRIEFNTSTGRVDANLTANYGFLVYDDFQLDDIKVYYNSQEVKSYVFDLDSKSTTLFKNILEGIEEYRSGDFFHRHDFEYYKAGIGFETVPEYVKHNVEVQALFPQISDELRGVEKTLVKNSPELPVSKSTSFGMNSKLSIGAGYAPDPESKKPGKNMTFSANFGGGLYESYQRQGLRDMNGDGIPDLYEHTLSGDYYYPITINDEGNLIKGTQLKIGQEVFNKSYSTSFDYGYDFVGELSIPGILSINVNFGQNWNRSWSTTYQYLTDYNADGLPDLVRPVGNNDYIYFGKLDDLGNLQYTEHSDATLNPIVTGATPPVEPGQDPIKDIQLVRPWIAPFSGTINITGIAALSGSNTGPVEVAIEHNQAFMGSGFQTVAAGSSVNMNFSSVTVQEGDTLFFRTSSGDNGYNDLLQWDPSITYSNHSSIKRDGEGTNFTETSATGSFLLSGQQPVEVASELDFKLTWPSLSTLKYSDDVVFEVGVSLMNRSTGEYEYEWTYDYVLEAGISNTITEAMFTKTDPSFPNASFFDSYGSIEDMLPGSVTDNYETFLSFKVKSTSTVNWQSIDWRPKVEIDMESCLNGPPGNPVRYPVVDYGVFNRIVDHNDPFTLTVNPGSKYRIWPVLANVDYTQFYSSEELNAYSSYGYDNYKTVYVVQKIDETLIAKMAVRFNVDQSYAVYALDKDGTLLGTIANRYASPSPSGTYRFTGSEIDGKELYLEVYSTDQNLAEYWPQLVRDYEIIDLGKLSALRLRDVFPSIYAQNVSLLGDKMQHWGYFGWSEPDLTKFIRKADIKIPTEDLASSVNYFNDDPPRKGEDVEGLSSQFPGIEDLLFLPASPFRGEYGAGLRDYTRNYSPYTPHSLDRYSVAESHLGFFGKQGVQAPGKYLEPDLDLGPSQSPPSGTDIAYGIKQRSESYSQAYNFGGGFGVPIARTNYGTSYTNSQLSSGSQYYSEPTRQLMDINGDGYPDLWGGDASLEARITNSLGGLKSSAITYTGGFKGQNVSSSNAVSISSGSFLNQRIPFVTIEDKTPVSTLALGGAFNTTNSETKISWQDINGDGLVDKVKDFGGTNQQVSLNLGYSMAAYSSMSSLVNHEQQQMSVNLSSGLDVMDKSANVLSESFKVGVNVNRVLNYAKIEYLDITKDGLPDKLVYSASGDIIAFELNTGSGFSSYAINPDPTLEEPMNEAVTTGISASFAAPVVTIPGPVKINVNVEASPNISFSSTQAAFMDMNGDGAPDFVLNEGSDQLAVYYNKVGKGNRLKSVTNFLGGTFTIDYELVGNKVGYHEPKVKTHRSSDNQLVFWDMPMGKWVMKTLTVDDGLHAEVNGEDVDGVDVRTYEYVYDGGFKSRRERDFLGFSRLEVIQPKFEYELAVASDYENLSFPQEYIHVPFGPSPEDLYLVHRFYSQVMLYEPFADPDFEGRKRYEYKHGTLKDEIHLLNFQVSYQLEHRTYSSDTYLKTDEYRKMISHKHNTIEYYLVDQVLDFNETETSSPVTWGELGEMNTLFPAIVNEQTVVRPIMDSIDVFTTTPAPLSFFHQSSQFSAEYDKYFNITRYEKGEASTSTTVSTSVVDTIHHHYYETRSFDVLIQDLIDNSTTDFQTVTLTSLNIPNALAFEVNYTTEPGYLVDTIIIESYWDPRVPDCGGPMFTGEGREPAVTIDFKKPIHDMIFIQEDNYNVSYSADLIALMDYFEPQVGINLSDAVNVLKEHEIYEGSTSNSVSRHSEVSALVSGKGTPSEMKQKLAGGSEAVTNLSFDNYGNVIQLLGPLDANSQRAEINLSYDSDVKTYVVEVENQFNEKAYYAYDLKNGNLLRSIDLNGYPLHYVYDPLFRLREVWAPREYYAKLENGASYATLTFEYELGGYIPTSNNPLKKVPVAITYRNVNAPASNYAGLTNPAVNPASAVPSLSSSALINPLRTAIFVDGFGNVVQARNERSGNSGPGNFEVEREVTGFSNTDKMGWARFSRWSFLEEAAILPDFKELNVVEQTSNKVHTGLAARNQTMLYDLLGRVKKTTTYPTATNPIQTEFNYYQSVDAFGEGTNLMVTESKVLGYASIPDMHKQVFTDARGFQVMQAAFRGGGTTIPELTYFDYSNLGELNSTTNEVGLSTTYSYDNFGRLTQENHPDRGLSTFTYDLSGNLLKTETPGTGSLGITRTYFKGRLLTVNYPQTGDLNDVIYTYGSKGDGKNGAGRIVKIEQGNGFKEDRFKYDLLGNVVFERKLIQVPTAGDRKFTTQFSFDSWGRILEMIYPDGEQVNYTYDQCANLTAMSGTLPGMTSSYSILDEILYDGLGNREYINYANGTTTHLEIDNVRRLSNVQLESNSGQLLNKSFAYDLRGNIASIENTADNVLVNGNSLGGHYSFDDISYDGLNQITSVHQKFDVVNGGSITPVHNIVQSMEYKSVGRLASKALADGSGGISNYNYTYSYLQTPGDHKIKEITNSAGKGFEFTYNNAGSIVQKAETGGTGTNLVEDFCWNEHQTLRGVKKGDNDHADLAHYVYDVAGERVLKTIITGSLVNTNSQGQTVLSLESPTVYVNPYFIASHYEEAVLISKHYYMGDQRISSALSHLVDSAGFVPGLGYEGGNMSLATDAVIEDMQATMDCLYDVSVELDWEVMLAQPSLTDGVTLAVYCEDDLDPTICACEQSTFVAQEAGNIDCSEIAVMYWYHPDYLGSVEFITDMRGEAYQFFYNTIWGENLQNQMAFNYRSFSSRFRFNGKEWDDETGNFYYGARYYDPKISVWLSVDPLAHRYPHVTPYNFVENNPIMLTDPDGRGPVFGTDGELLGPSADGWKGDAIVMKEGQTYDPNCSDQEYLDMGGTKLNEYTQDGGISISDGDWDKVEKNGGEKITPTIQNDSDADVYYKPDNAVGDKEDNSSVRVGAGKQSYVPIDGLKTKKFPNPKTQVFKVLDGGTVKVDKNGNVETTYYGGTWWIQGPMPDEWMSRPAENWSELDNTKINVKKK; translated from the coding sequence ATGAAAACTGATCGTATAAGCCAAGTAGCCTCCTGCCTACTCGTATTTTTCTTTTTATTCAATGATCTTCATGCCAGTGCCCGCGCCTTGAGTCATTGGGGAGAAGTGCAACCTGCAAGTCCGACCTTAGATAAATCGGGCCATATAACTAAAGAATCCGGAATCCTGAGCAAATCTAAAAGTGGCGCTCGAAGGCATACTCCAATCCATCAAGCTCAGCCTGTTCAGGAGAATGAGGTTCTAGATTTAAGTGAGGTGCAAAGCTTTGCCGTGCCCGCCCTAGAAGATGAGGCTTTAATTGGAATGGAGCTTAATATGCCTTTGAACGATCCCCAGGATGATATTTTCAATTTTCAATTACCCAGAAACTTTAAGTCTGCCGATTGGTCTTCGGTTTACCTTACCTACGAAGTAAATGGCGTTGAAGACGGTCGCAGTTTAGCCAAGAGTTTTAACTCTAATGAAACTTTTGGAGAAAGAAGTCTGGTGAAGGATGATCGCTGGCATCAGGTACGCGAGAAAATCGCGGCTTCTGATTTAAAGGAAGGCTTAAACTACTTGCGATTTACCGTTCCCAGTGGTTTAGGAATCTCAGCTCAGATCAAGAGCCCAAAACTGGAATTCCAACGTCAGGCAGACGGAGCCATGCAGAGCCCTCGATTGGAAAGAGTGGTGGTAGAAGACCCTGCTTATTTCCAGGCCATACCAGCGATGGAAACCGTGCAAGCTTATCGCCTACGCGAGGTAGAAATGCCGGCTTTACCCCAAGGAATTATCAATATTACTTCCGGTGCCAAGGCTTATCAGCCCTCACCACAAGTAGCAGCCCAAGCGGAGCAAATTGGCTTTAAGCTGAACATCGCCCAACTAAATTCCCAACAGAAATTAAGTGAGCTACAGGTTTATTATTTCGATTACAATACAAAATCTTGGCAAGGAGTAGCGATTGACTCTATTGATACCAATGGGGAAATTGCCTTTGTGCCCAATAAGGGGCAAACCCAGTATTTTGGGGCTTTAATCAAATCCCCTGAAATGCCTGAGGCTAGTGCCTTTGCGCCTACTATGATTCAGGATATCAAGCCTGCTAATCCGGTTTCGGGAATGAATTTAATGCAACCTCCAAGTATCAGTCAAACTGGCGAGGCGAGCCTTTCTTATCCCTTAGAGATTCCTGAAGGAAGAAAGGGTATGCAACCACAGTTGGCATTGTCTTACAATTCAGAAGGCGGAAGTTCCTGGGCTGGTTATGGCTGGAACGTAGGTGTGCCTAGTATTTCTGTAGACACAAAATGGGGAGTTCCTGAGTATGATAGCCAAATTCAAACGGAGTCCTATGTAATGAATGGGGAGCCTTTGTTCGAAGAGAATGACTTTGATGCTCAAGCCAACTCTCAGGGAGGAAGAAGGGCTAACCGTGAAGTGTACAATCGTTCTACTGGAGATATTCGCTTTTTTGAAAGAATTCGAACTGGATACAAAGATTTAATCCGGAAAGGAACTGGCCCTGACAATTATGTTTGGATAGAGCAAGATGCTTCAGGAACAAGGTTTTTTTATGGCACCTATGACGGGTCTACAGTGGCTGCAAATGCGGTGTTAAGGAAGCAAAAGAATACGGCAAGTGATATTGCAGAATGGAAGTTGTGTAAGATTATTGATGTTTGGGGCAATTATGTGGAGTATCATTATTCTAGAACGGATGTTAACAGCTCTGGAAGCCTTGAAAATGGAGCCCAGAAAATTGTTTTGGATTATATAGACTATACCGGGCATACTTCGGGAACCCCAAGTCCTAAATATCGAATAGAGTTCAACACTAGTACTGGAAGGGTTGATGCTAATTTGACAGCTAATTATGGCTTTCTAGTCTATGATGATTTCCAATTGGATGATATTAAAGTCTACTATAATTCGCAGGAAGTAAAATCTTATGTATTTGACTTAGATAGTAAAAGCACGACCCTGTTTAAAAACATATTAGAGGGTATAGAAGAATATCGAAGTGGCGATTTTTTCCATCGGCATGATTTTGAGTATTATAAGGCGGGTATTGGGTTTGAAACTGTCCCAGAATATGTTAAGCACAATGTAGAAGTGCAAGCTCTTTTCCCCCAAATATCGGATGAGTTACGTGGGGTAGAAAAAACCTTAGTGAAAAATTCACCAGAACTTCCTGTCTCAAAAAGTACCAGTTTTGGAATGAACTCCAAATTATCAATTGGAGCAGGTTACGCACCAGATCCTGAGAGTAAGAAACCAGGTAAAAACATGACTTTCAGTGCTAACTTCGGTGGCGGGTTATATGAATCATACCAAAGGCAAGGTTTAAGAGACATGAACGGTGATGGCATCCCAGATTTATATGAACATACTTTAAGTGGTGATTATTATTATCCCATTACAATCAATGACGAAGGGAATTTAATAAAGGGAACTCAACTTAAAATTGGTCAAGAAGTTTTTAATAAATCTTATAGCACTTCATTTGATTATGGCTATGATTTTGTTGGGGAGTTAAGTATTCCGGGAATTTTGAGCATAAATGTAAACTTTGGTCAAAATTGGAATAGAAGCTGGTCAACTACCTATCAATACCTTACGGATTATAATGCAGATGGTTTACCAGATTTGGTGCGTCCGGTAGGAAACAATGACTATATCTATTTTGGGAAATTGGATGATTTGGGAAACCTGCAATACACCGAACATTCGGATGCAACCTTAAACCCTATTGTAACTGGTGCTACCCCTCCTGTTGAACCAGGACAAGATCCTATCAAGGATATTCAACTAGTAAGACCTTGGATTGCACCTTTTTCTGGCACAATAAATATTACGGGAATTGCAGCATTAAGTGGCAGTAATACCGGGCCTGTTGAAGTGGCTATAGAGCATAATCAAGCATTTATGGGCTCGGGTTTTCAAACGGTGGCAGCTGGCAGTTCGGTAAATATGAACTTTTCTAGTGTAACGGTACAGGAAGGAGATACCCTATTTTTCAGAACCTCTAGCGGTGACAATGGCTATAATGATTTGTTGCAGTGGGATCCCAGTATCACCTACTCCAATCATAGCTCTATCAAACGCGATGGAGAAGGAACAAACTTTACCGAAACCAGTGCTACAGGTTCTTTTCTTTTAAGTGGTCAACAACCGGTTGAGGTGGCTTCAGAACTAGATTTTAAGCTTACCTGGCCGAGCCTTAGTACACTCAAGTATTCAGATGATGTTGTATTTGAAGTAGGCGTTTCTTTAATGAACAGAAGCACGGGAGAGTATGAATACGAATGGACTTATGATTATGTGCTAGAGGCAGGTATAAGCAATACGATTACGGAGGCAATGTTTACAAAAACAGACCCTTCCTTCCCAAATGCAAGTTTCTTTGATAGCTATGGGAGTATAGAAGATATGTTACCTGGTTCTGTTACGGATAACTACGAAACATTCCTAAGCTTTAAAGTTAAAAGTACTTCTACCGTTAATTGGCAGAGCATTGACTGGAGGCCAAAGGTTGAAATTGACATGGAATCTTGTTTGAATGGTCCTCCTGGAAATCCAGTTCGTTATCCAGTAGTGGATTATGGGGTATTTAACCGAATAGTGGATCACAATGATCCATTTACTCTTACTGTAAACCCAGGGTCAAAGTATAGAATTTGGCCAGTTTTAGCCAATGTGGATTATACTCAATTCTATTCTTCGGAAGAGCTCAATGCTTACTCTAGCTACGGATATGACAACTACAAAACTGTTTATGTAGTTCAGAAGATTGATGAAACCCTTATAGCGAAAATGGCCGTTCGTTTTAATGTCGATCAATCCTATGCTGTATATGCCTTAGATAAAGATGGAACTTTATTAGGAACAATTGCTAATCGATATGCAAGTCCTAGTCCTAGTGGAACTTATCGTTTTACCGGTAGTGAGATTGATGGAAAAGAGTTGTACTTAGAGGTTTATTCTACCGATCAAAACTTGGCAGAATATTGGCCACAACTAGTTCGGGATTATGAAATTATCGATTTGGGAAAATTATCCGCTTTGAGATTGCGAGATGTTTTTCCGAGTATCTATGCCCAAAACGTGAGCTTGCTGGGAGATAAAATGCAGCATTGGGGATATTTTGGCTGGAGTGAACCGGATTTGACCAAATTTATTAGAAAAGCCGATATTAAAATCCCAACTGAGGATTTGGCATCAAGTGTAAATTATTTCAATGATGACCCACCCAGAAAGGGTGAGGATGTTGAAGGTCTTTCTAGTCAGTTTCCTGGTATAGAAGACTTATTATTCCTGCCTGCTTCACCCTTTAGGGGAGAGTATGGAGCTGGCTTAAGAGATTATACAAGGAATTATAGCCCCTACACACCTCATTCTCTAGATCGCTATTCAGTTGCTGAATCTCATTTAGGCTTTTTTGGAAAGCAAGGAGTACAGGCTCCGGGTAAGTATTTGGAGCCAGACTTAGATTTAGGACCTAGCCAGAGCCCTCCAAGTGGAACTGATATTGCTTATGGTATTAAACAAAGAAGTGAATCCTATTCCCAAGCCTATAATTTTGGAGGTGGATTTGGAGTACCCATAGCTCGAACGAACTATGGAACTTCTTATACTAATAGCCAATTATCTTCGGGAAGCCAGTATTATTCAGAGCCTACTAGACAATTGATGGATATAAATGGTGACGGATATCCGGATCTTTGGGGAGGGGATGCCAGTTTAGAGGCCAGGATAACAAACTCATTAGGTGGTTTAAAAAGTTCAGCTATAACCTATACGGGAGGGTTCAAAGGGCAAAATGTAAGTTCCTCCAATGCAGTTTCCATTTCTTCTGGTTCATTTCTAAATCAGCGAATACCGTTTGTAACAATTGAGGATAAAACACCAGTTTCCACGCTTGCCCTTGGTGGTGCTTTTAATACAACAAATTCTGAAACCAAAATAAGCTGGCAGGATATTAATGGAGATGGTCTTGTAGATAAAGTCAAAGATTTTGGTGGAACAAACCAACAAGTAAGTCTCAATCTGGGTTATTCTATGGCGGCATATTCCTCCATGTCATCATTGGTTAATCATGAGCAGCAACAAATGTCCGTTAACCTTAGCAGTGGCTTGGATGTTATGGATAAGTCTGCAAACGTATTAAGCGAATCTTTTAAAGTTGGTGTCAATGTAAATCGGGTGCTGAATTATGCCAAGATTGAGTATTTGGACATTACCAAAGATGGCTTGCCAGATAAGCTAGTCTATTCCGCCTCTGGAGATATCATCGCTTTTGAACTCAATACCGGTTCTGGTTTTTCAAGCTATGCAATTAATCCTGATCCAACATTAGAAGAACCAATGAACGAGGCGGTTACCACCGGTATTTCGGCAAGTTTTGCGGCACCCGTGGTAACAATCCCTGGACCAGTTAAAATAAATGTAAATGTTGAGGCCAGTCCGAATATTTCATTTAGTTCAACACAAGCTGCGTTTATGGACATGAATGGAGATGGTGCTCCTGACTTTGTCCTCAATGAAGGAAGTGACCAATTAGCCGTGTATTATAATAAAGTAGGAAAAGGTAATCGACTTAAATCGGTGACCAATTTTTTAGGTGGGACCTTTACAATTGACTATGAGCTGGTAGGAAATAAGGTTGGATATCACGAGCCTAAAGTGAAAACGCATCGCAGCTCCGATAATCAATTAGTTTTTTGGGATATGCCAATGGGTAAGTGGGTTATGAAAACTCTAACGGTAGATGATGGTTTACATGCCGAGGTAAATGGGGAAGATGTTGATGGAGTAGATGTGCGTACCTATGAGTATGTTTATGATGGTGGCTTTAAGAGCAGAAGGGAACGCGACTTTTTAGGTTTTTCAAGACTAGAAGTGATTCAACCTAAATTTGAGTATGAATTAGCTGTAGCTAGTGATTATGAAAACTTGAGTTTCCCTCAAGAGTACATTCATGTGCCTTTTGGTCCAAGTCCAGAGGATCTGTATTTAGTACATCGTTTTTATTCTCAAGTTATGTTGTATGAGCCATTTGCAGATCCGGATTTTGAAGGTCGCAAGCGATATGAGTATAAACATGGTACCTTAAAAGATGAAATTCATTTATTAAATTTTCAGGTTTCGTACCAATTGGAGCACCGCACCTACAGTTCAGATACCTATCTAAAAACTGATGAGTATCGAAAAATGATTAGCCATAAGCATAATACGATAGAGTATTATTTGGTGGATCAGGTTTTGGATTTTAATGAAACCGAAACTAGTAGTCCGGTAACTTGGGGCGAATTGGGAGAAATGAACACATTATTCCCAGCGATTGTGAATGAACAAACAGTCGTAAGACCAATAATGGATTCCATTGATGTGTTTACAACTACTCCAGCGCCTCTTTCATTTTTTCACCAGAGTTCTCAGTTTAGTGCAGAGTATGATAAGTATTTCAATATCACTCGCTATGAAAAAGGAGAAGCTAGTACAAGTACAACGGTTAGTACTTCGGTGGTGGATACTATTCATCACCATTATTACGAAACAAGATCCTTCGATGTTTTAATTCAGGATCTTATTGATAATAGTACCACTGATTTTCAAACGGTAACCCTTACGAGTCTTAATATTCCGAATGCTCTTGCTTTTGAAGTTAATTATACTACAGAACCCGGGTATCTGGTTGACACAATCATAATTGAATCGTATTGGGATCCGAGAGTTCCAGATTGTGGAGGACCCATGTTTACTGGCGAAGGACGTGAACCAGCAGTTACAATCGACTTTAAAAAGCCAATTCATGATATGATCTTCATTCAAGAAGATAATTACAATGTCTCATACAGTGCCGATCTAATTGCTCTTATGGATTACTTTGAACCACAGGTAGGCATTAATTTGAGTGATGCGGTTAATGTTCTGAAAGAACATGAAATCTATGAAGGGTCAACTTCAAATTCAGTGTCAAGACATAGTGAGGTGAGTGCATTAGTTTCCGGTAAAGGAACACCGTCCGAGATGAAGCAAAAATTAGCCGGGGGTTCTGAAGCTGTGACAAATTTAAGCTTCGATAATTATGGTAATGTAATTCAATTATTAGGACCCTTAGATGCAAACTCACAGAGAGCGGAAATAAATTTAAGCTACGATTCAGATGTAAAAACTTATGTGGTAGAGGTTGAAAATCAATTCAATGAAAAAGCCTATTATGCTTATGATTTGAAGAATGGAAATCTACTGCGGTCCATTGATTTAAATGGATACCCATTGCACTATGTATATGATCCACTTTTTAGACTAAGAGAAGTTTGGGCGCCTAGGGAGTATTATGCCAAATTGGAGAACGGGGCATCCTACGCAACTCTAACTTTTGAGTATGAATTGGGGGGGTATATTCCCACCTCTAACAATCCCCTTAAGAAAGTCCCAGTGGCCATAACTTACAGGAATGTTAATGCTCCGGCTTCAAACTATGCTGGATTAACTAATCCGGCGGTCAATCCGGCCAGTGCCGTGCCAAGCTTAAGTAGTTCGGCTTTAATTAATCCTTTACGAACCGCAATATTCGTGGATGGCTTTGGGAACGTGGTTCAGGCAAGAAATGAGCGTTCTGGTAACTCCGGACCAGGGAATTTTGAAGTGGAAAGGGAGGTAACTGGATTTAGCAATACAGATAAAATGGGCTGGGCTAGATTTTCTCGCTGGAGTTTCTTAGAAGAGGCAGCCATATTGCCTGATTTTAAAGAGTTGAATGTTGTTGAACAAACATCAAACAAAGTTCACACTGGACTTGCTGCACGGAATCAAACCATGCTGTATGACCTATTAGGCAGGGTTAAGAAAACCACTACTTATCCCACAGCAACAAATCCCATCCAAACAGAGTTTAATTATTATCAATCTGTGGATGCTTTTGGTGAAGGCACTAACCTTATGGTCACTGAATCCAAAGTGCTGGGTTATGCTTCAATACCAGATATGCATAAGCAGGTATTTACAGACGCAAGAGGATTTCAGGTGATGCAAGCCGCCTTTAGAGGGGGCGGGACTACCATACCAGAGTTGACATATTTTGATTATAGCAATTTGGGGGAGCTAAATTCTACGACCAACGAAGTGGGTTTATCCACTACCTACAGCTATGATAACTTTGGGAGATTAACTCAAGAAAACCATCCAGATAGAGGTCTTTCTACCTTTACTTACGATTTATCCGGAAACCTTCTTAAAACAGAAACTCCCGGAACAGGATCTTTGGGTATCACTAGAACCTATTTCAAAGGAAGGCTTTTGACTGTTAATTATCCTCAAACCGGAGATCTTAATGATGTGATCTACACCTATGGTAGCAAAGGAGATGGGAAGAATGGAGCTGGCAGAATTGTTAAGATCGAACAAGGCAACGGTTTCAAAGAGGATCGATTTAAATATGATTTATTAGGCAATGTTGTTTTTGAGCGAAAGTTAATTCAGGTCCCAACCGCAGGTGATCGCAAATTCACCACTCAATTTAGTTTTGATAGTTGGGGGCGTATCCTTGAAATGATTTATCCGGATGGTGAGCAAGTTAACTATACTTATGATCAATGTGCCAACCTAACAGCCATGAGCGGGACCTTACCGGGGATGACCAGTTCCTATTCCATCTTGGATGAAATCTTGTATGACGGTCTAGGCAATCGGGAGTATATCAATTATGCTAATGGAACAACTACCCATCTTGAAATAGACAATGTTCGTCGATTAAGCAATGTGCAATTGGAATCAAATAGTGGTCAATTGCTGAATAAAAGCTTTGCTTATGACTTGAGAGGGAATATCGCAAGTATCGAAAATACCGCAGATAATGTCTTGGTTAATGGAAACTCACTGGGTGGACATTATAGTTTTGATGACATTTCTTATGATGGCTTAAATCAAATTACTTCCGTTCATCAGAAGTTTGATGTTGTCAATGGAGGGAGCATTACTCCAGTACACAACATCGTTCAGAGTATGGAATACAAGTCCGTGGGGAGATTGGCCTCTAAGGCTTTAGCAGATGGTTCAGGGGGAATATCTAATTATAACTATACCTATTCCTATCTTCAGACTCCAGGTGATCATAAGATTAAAGAAATAACCAATAGCGCTGGCAAAGGTTTTGAATTTACATACAATAACGCCGGAAGTATTGTTCAAAAAGCGGAAACTGGAGGCACTGGGACTAATTTAGTGGAGGACTTCTGTTGGAATGAGCATCAAACTTTGAGAGGAGTTAAGAAAGGAGATAATGATCATGCAGATTTAGCTCATTATGTTTATGATGTAGCAGGTGAAAGAGTGCTAAAAACGATCATTACCGGTAGCCTGGTAAATACGAATAGCCAGGGTCAGACGGTCTTAAGCCTGGAAAGCCCAACTGTATATGTGAATCCTTATTTTATTGCCTCTCATTATGAGGAAGCGGTATTAATTAGTAAGCACTATTATATGGGCGATCAACGTATTTCCTCTGCTCTAAGTCATTTGGTGGACTCGGCTGGCTTTGTACCTGGTCTTGGCTACGAAGGAGGGAATATGAGCCTTGCTACTGACGCTGTAATAGAGGATATGCAGGCAACTATGGACTGTTTATATGATGTGTCGGTGGAGTTGGACTGGGAGGTCATGTTAGCACAACCTAGTTTAACGGATGGGGTTACCTTGGCGGTATATTGTGAAGACGATCTAGATCCAACTATTTGTGCATGCGAGCAAAGTACATTTGTAGCTCAAGAGGCAGGAAATATTGATTGCTCGGAAATAGCGGTTATGTATTGGTACCATCCTGATTATTTAGGTTCTGTGGAGTTTATTACGGATATGCGGGGTGAGGCATATCAGTTTTTCTATAATACTATATGGGGAGAAAACCTGCAAAATCAGATGGCTTTCAATTATCGCTCTTTCTCCAGTCGCTTCCGCTTTAACGGCAAGGAATGGGATGATGAGACCGGGAACTTCTATTATGGGGCCCGTTATTACGATCCAAAGATTAGTGTTTGGTTGAGTGTGGATCCCTTGGCGCATAGATACCCGCATGTAACACCTTACAACTTCGTAGAGAATAATCCGATAATGTTGACAGATCCTGATGGCCGGGGCCCAGTCTTTGGGACGGATGGAGAGCTTTTAGGGCCATCAGCTGATGGATGGAAGGGAGATGCTATTGTAATGAAGGAGGGTCAGACTTATGACCCGAACTGTAGCGACCAGGAATACCTTGACATGGGAGGAACTAAGCTGAATGAATATACCCAAGACGGAGGAATTAGTATTTCGGACGGTGACTGGGATAAAGTAGAGAAAAATGGAGGTGAAAAAATCACACCTACAATACAAAATGATAGTGATGCAGATGTTTATTATAAGCCTGATAATGCAGTAGGTGATAAAGAAGATAATAGCTCTGTCAGAGTAGGAGCAGGAAAACAGAGCTATGTGCCTATTGATGGTCTAAAAACCAAAAAATTCCCTAATCCTAAAACACAGGTTTTCAAAGTTTTGGATGGAGGAACAGTCAAGGTTGATAAAAACGGTAATGTCGAAACTACCTACTATGGTGGAACTTGGTGGATACAGGGACCTATGCCGGATGAGTGGATGTCGCGGCCAGCCGAAAACTGGAGTGAATTAGATAATACCAAGATAAACGTCAAGAAAAAATGA